A single window of Aphidius gifuensis isolate YNYX2018 linkage group LG1, ASM1490517v1, whole genome shotgun sequence DNA harbors:
- the LOC122851681 gene encoding F-box/LRR-repeat protein 4-like — MVNEYYEEQDDGYNTVDDDDNLCKDWKNRFLPTCFTTYTFRSNKNDSVKELHEKANDLECLINLCGTNLTCLNLTQYPISQIMPIINANCPSLEELYLGFKEIMTKSLEQISGTLKRLNLSCNLKRHAIFSPDSLASVFPRLIALNTLNISNFGLSQLLLQSIGEIKNLAHLSLTSLWLKNHPMFDARINMYPIGNLKNLKSLDIWCEYGVKDEFLINLCNNAKKLAFLSITGTNITDIGMSAIDNLEQLKDFDLGLTHSLVDKIPLKKWINFQNLQHLGIVCNMKPDLAKTIVKYCKNLKHLELHNPGYSMNNTALKKLTELENLECLVLGVAELHKESIIAISNNCKKLKRLEIPGCAIVPSIDGNLFSSSSVLDELSKLQCLEHLNLSQAKSFKDSTITAIANNCKNLKTLELQNCRAITKTALVALTNLENLQKLDVRFLDIITNSFIIKLKGLKELHCDNCEKLTDAGVIQFIKNNPDLEKISFRHIKNITIDLVIAANEATKNRTNGIILHLETSYMLKTKAFKSIIESQWLVVKYL; from the exons CAACATATACATTTAGGAgcaataaaaatgattcagTTAAAGAATTACATGAAAAAGCAAATGATCTAGAGTGCCTAATTAATCTCTGTGGAACTAATTTAACgtgtttaaatttaacacaatATCCTATTTCTCAAATAATGCCAATTATCAATGCTAATTGTCCAAGTCTTGAGGAGCTTTATTTAggattcaaagaaataatga CCAAGTCATTAGAACAAATTAGTGGAACCTTGAAAAGATTAAATCTTTCATGTAACTTAAAACGACATGCTATTTTCTCACCAGACTCATTGGCTTct gtatttCCTCGACTAATCGCTTTGAATACTTTAAATATAAGTAATTTTGGACTAAGTCAACTATTACTCCAGTCGAtaggtgaaataaaaaatttggctCATCTATCACTAACGTCTCTTTGGCTGAAAAATCATCCAATGTTTGATGCAAGAATCAATATGTATCCAATTGGGAATTTGAAAAATCTCAAGAGTTTAGATATATGGTGTGAATATGGTGTTAAAGATGAATTTCTGATTAATCTTTGTAATAATGCTAAAAAGTTAGCGTTTTTATCTATAACTGGCACAAATATAACTGATATTGGTATGAgtgcaattgataatttagaaCAATTAAAAGATTTCGATCTTGGTTTAACTCATAGTCTTGTTG ATAAAATTCCTCTCAAGAAATGGATAAACTTTCAAAACTTACAACATCTTGGTATTGTTTGTAATATGAAGCCTGACTTAgcaaaaacaattgttaaatattgcaagaatttgaAACATTTGGAGCTACATAATCCTGGTTACTCAATGAATAATACTGCTTTAAAAAAGTTGACAGAGttggaaaatcttgaatgtttaGTCCTTGGTGTAGCTGAGCTTCATAAGGAATCAATAAtcgcaatttcaaacaattgcaaaaaacttaaacgtttagaaATTCCTGGTTGTGCTATAGTACCATCTATTGATGGTAActtattttcttcttcatctgttcttgatgagttatcaaaattacaatgtcTTGAACATCTAAACTTGTCTCAAGCAAAGAGTTTTAAAGACAGTACAATTACTGCTAtcgctaataattgtaaaaacctaaaaacATTAGAACTTCAAAATTGCAGAGCTATTACTAAAACAGCTCTCGTTGCTTTAACAAACctggaaaatttacaaaaactagACGTAAGGTTTCTTGATATAATTACGAAcagttttattatcaaattaaaaggtTTAAAAGAATTGCATTGCGATAATTGCGAAAAACTTACTGATGCTGgtgttattcaatttataaaaaataatccagacCTTGAAAAGATTAGTTTCagacatataaaaaatattacaattgactTGGTTATTGCAGCTAATgaggcaactaaaaatcgtacaaatggtatcatTTTACACTTAGAAACATCTTATATGTTGAAAACAAAAGCTTTTAAGTCAATAATTGaatctcaatggttggttGTTAAATAcctataa